Within the Corallococcus exiguus genome, the region CTGGTTACGAGAAGAAGCACCGCGCTGCCGCTTGAGGGCGAAAGCGCGGAACGCTCTGCGGAACCGGGGCAACTTCAGTATTCAGCGGACTGGTAGCCGAAGCGGAGCGAAGCCATCGGCTGACGCGCCTGGTGCGCGGGCAGCTCGTGCGCGAGCTATGGAGGAGCCTCCCCGCCGGCTGGCCGCCCGTGCTGGATGACGCCAATCGTTTCAAGGTCGCCAAGGCACTTGGCTTGTGGTCCGGCTTTACCCCGACAACCCATGAGGAGCGCGTGAAGCGAGTCGGAGACGCGCTTCTCGCCCATCCTCCTCCTTCCGGCTGGCGCCCGATGGGCCCCGAGGACGAATTGCTCCGCACGCTCCTTCCCGACGAAGAGGCGTGACTATTTGCGCGGATCCCCCGGCGGCGTGGCCACCACCTCGCGGTCCAGCTCCAGCAGTGTGGCGCTCTCCGACGGGTCGGGCCGCTTGTCCCACCGCGTGACGAAATCCTCCTCCGCCGTAGGGTGGATGCCCCACTGCCGAGTCGTGCACCCCTACCATGTGGAGGCCCTGCACCCGTTCTATGCCATGACTGACGTCTCCGCTTGCGCCGCGCATTGCCGGAGTGGCAGGTCACCACCGGCACAGCGAGCCCTCGTTGCGGCTGTGTCCGCTTGGTACGTCAGGCGTCGGAATTCTTGACACGCTGGGGGCTGCCCAGATGCTGGTGGAGAGAATGCCATAGGCAGTCTGCGATGCGGTTCTCAGTATGTGGCTCGTGGAGGCATAGGCGTTAATGATTAAGCTGATTGTTACGGATATGGATGGCACTTTGTACTCGTGGGTCGACTACATCGTTCCTTCGGTGGAAGCCCTCGTGGGATCCGTGATGCTCTCGACGGGATGGCCTCGGATACGCATCGTCCAGGCGCTCAAGAGGGTGTATGCGCAGAACGAATCGAACGAGTATCCGTTTGCCTTGCAGGAGTCAGAGATCTTCGACGCGTTTCCTGAGTTCGACTCATTCGACAAGCTGGTGATTGAACCTGCCAGGGCCGCGTTTGCCCAAGCGCGTAGGAAGTATCTCCAGTTGTTTCCGGGCGTCCTGGATACGTTGCAAACGTTGAAGATGAAGGGGCTGCCTGTGGTGGCGCTCACGGATGCGCCCAGGAATCCTGTGGAGGTCCGCGCGAAGCTCTTGAAAATCGATGGCCTCCTTGATGCCATTTACTGTCTGCCGGGCTTCACCTTTCCCGAACACTCGGACGGTCGGTTGAAGGTGTCCCGGATGATCGCCGCCAAGGAGCAGCGGGGCGAATACCGGGCCGCGTGTCGGGTTGTCGAATTGCCTCGGGACTACGAGAAGCCGAACCCAGCGGGCTTGTTGCGGATCTGCGCGGAGATGAAGGTTGAGCCCAAGGAGGTGTTGGTCATTGGCGACGCAGCGAAGAAGGATGTTGCGGTCGCGCGTAAGGTAGGGTCGATCGACTGCTGGGCAGAGTACGGTACCTATATCTCTCAGGAATACCGTGAGCGGCTGGAGATCGTTTCGGCCCCTGCCATCACCCAGCGTCACGCTGCGAGCGTCCATGACGCGGCCGCCCGGGCCCATGCGCCGGAGACGACCCATCGCCTCTCAAACTTCAACCAGCTCTTGGAGATCCTCGAACTGCATGGCTCATGATCAATGGGCACGGATCCGCACATCGGGTGGAGCGACGTTCGATCTATTTGACTCCCCCGGCTCCTGTGCGACCCTCAGGTCGTGCTGAAGCGACTCGAAAAAGGTGTGCTGATCGCCCTCGAAGGGATCGATGGTGCTGGCAAGACGACCCAGGCGAGACGCCTCTTCGAGGTGCTCAGCGGAATGGGCTACGACGTCGTGCGGACCAAGGAGCCGACGGATGGCACCTGGGGACGCAAACTCCGCGAGTCTTCGAAGACAGGGCGTTTGGCTCCTGAGCAGGAACTGGAGTTGTTCCTCAAGGACCGTCGGGAGCATGTCTCTCAGCTCATCACCCCCGGTCTTGAGGCGGGCCGGATCATCCTGGTCGACAGGTACTACTTCTCCACGGTGGCATACCAGGGAGCCAGGGGATTGCCGACGGACAACCTGCTGAAAGCCAACGAGGCTTTCGCGCCACCTCCTGACGTGCTCTTCCTCCTCGATATTTCCCCAGAAGAGGCCATGCGCCGCATCCACCAGCGTGGCGAACTGGGCAATTTGTTCGAAGAGGAAAGCAGCCTGCGTGCCGTGGCGAAGGTCTTCGCCGCGATGAACTTCCCATACCTTGAGCGACTGAATGGAATGGATCCGCCCGAGCAGGTAACGCGCCGAATGCTCGACCGACTGTTCGGTGGAGTTCTATCGACGCGGACGCTGCAGGATGGGGCGGAGGTGCTTCCCAAGGGCAAGGATGAGCTGAGCAACGATGCGGTGTGGGCTGCTCTGGGGCGCGTTGGGAAGCGCTGACCCTCACTCTTATTTGCTACGCGTATCCCCCGGCGGCGTGGCCACCACCTCCCGCCCCAGCTCCAGCAGCGTGGCGCTCTCCGACGGATCCGGGCGCTTGTCCCTCAGCGTGACGAACTCCTCCGCCGCAGTGGGGTGGATGCCCACCGTCGCGTCGAGCTGCTTCTTCGTCACGCCGCACTTCAGCGCCACCGCGAGCCCCTGGATGATCTCCGGCGCGTCCGCCCCCACCATGTGGAAGCCCAGCACGCGCTCCGTGCCTCGCTCCACCACCACCTTCATCATGGAGCGCTCATCCCGGCCCGTCAGCGTGTGCTTCATGGGCCGGAAGCTGGAGACGTAGACGTCCACCTTGCCGTGGCGCTCCATCGCCTCGCGTTCCGTGAGCCCCACTGTGCCCACCGGCGGCTGGCTGAAGACCGCGGACGGGACGTTCTCGTGGTCCATCGTCACCGGGTTGTTCCGGTACAGCGTCTCCACCATCGCGCGCCCCTCCGCGATGGCCACGGGCGTGAGGTTGAGCCGATCCGTCACGTCCCCCACCGCGTAGATGCTCTCCACTGACGAGCGTGACTGCGCGTCCACCACCACCGCGCCGCGCTCGTTCAGCTTCACGCCCGCCTCCTCCAGACCCAGGCCCTGCGTGTTGGGCACGCGGCCCGTGGAGTACAGCACCGCGTCCACCTCCAGCGTGTCCCCCATGCGCGTCAGCAGGCTGAGCGTGCCGTCCTCGCGCTTCTCGATGTCCTGGACGAACGTCTCCGGGCGGATGTCCACGCCCTTCTTGCGCATCTCCTGCGTCAGCGCCGCGCGGATGTCGTTGTCGAAGCCTCGCAGCACCGTGTCGCCGCGAATCAGCATGGTCACCTTCGCGCCCAGCGCCGCGAAGATGCCCGCGAACTCCACGCCGATGTAGCCGCCCCCCACCACCGCCACCCGGCGCGGCAGCGTGGGCAACTCCAGCGCCTGCTCGGACGTGAGCGCGTGCTCGATGCCCGTCACCTCCGGCAGGTAGGGCCGCCCGCCCGTGGCCACCAGGATGCGCTCCGCCGTGTAGCGCTTGCCCGCGACCTCCACCGTGTGCGCGTCCACCACCCGGCCCCGGCCCTCCACCAGCGTCACGCCCGCGTCGCGCAGCAGCCGCCCGTAGATGCCCGTCAGCCGGTCCAACTCCTTCGCCTTCACCGTCTGGAGCTTCTTCCAGTCCAACGCGGGGCTGTTCACCGTCCAGCCGTAGCCGGCCGCGTCCTCCATGTCGTAGCGGTAGTGCGCCGCGTACACGAGCAGCTTCTTGGGCACGCACCCGCGCAGCACGCACGTGCCGCCCACGCGCCCCTCCTCGCAGATGGCCACCTTCGCCCCGGAGGCTCCCGCTCGCCGGCTGGCCGCCACGCCGCCCGACCCCGCGCCCACTGTGAACAAGTCGAAGTCGTAGCCCGCCATCTGGTGTCCTCCCTGCATCAAGAAATGGTGTTTCCACTCTCTAGAGGGAAGGAGCCCTGCCGGGCCCTGCCCGCCGGGCTGCTCCCCAGGGTCCGAAGCGCCTACTGCTTCGGCTGCCCCGGACGCATTCAATCCCCCTCCCGCACGAGAAGGGGGGATATCCTCATCCGCACGTAGGGCGGCTCCCCCTCATGTCTCACCCCCCCTCCTGTCAGACCTCCCCCCGGGCGGACGCCCCGGACACCGACACGTCTCCGGGCATGGATCCGGAAGTCGTGGGGCGCCGGTACCGCATCCTCGACCTGCTGGGGCGCGGCGGCGCGGGCACCGTGTGGCGCGCACAGGACGGACTGTCCGGGCCGGTGGCCCTCAAGCGGCTGCACAAGACGGTGGCGGACCTGGCGCGGCGGCCCGGCCGGGGCACCCCTTCCGCCTTCGCCACGCAGGGCATGGCCCTGTCCCTGGCCCACGAGTTCCAGACGCTGGTGTCGCTGCGCCACCCGCACGTCATCCGCGTGCTGGACTACGGCTTCGACGCAGAGGGCCGCCCCTACCTGGCCATGGACCTGCTGGAGGACGCGCGCACGCTGGTGGAGGCCGGCACGGACGCGCCCCTGGCGACGCAGGTGGGCCTGCTCATCCAGACGCTCCAGGCGCTCGCGTACCTGCACCGGCGCGGCATCATCCACCGCGACCTGAAGCCCGGGAACGTGCTCGTGGTGCGCGGCCAGGTGAAGGTGCTGGACTTCGGCCTGGCCGTGGGCCGCGACCAGCAGGGCCGCCGCGCGCAGCCCGCGGGCACACCCGGCTACCTGGCCCCGGAGCTCTTCGAGGACCAGCCCCCTTCCGAGCTGACCGACCTGTTCGGCTTCGGCGCCATGGCGTGCCAGATGTTCTTCGGCCGGCTGCCCCACGCGGGCCAGGTGTTCGCCACGCCGGGCTTCCCGCCCGCGCTCAAGGCCCTGCTGGAGCAGCTGGTGGCGCCGGAAGCCCACCGCCGGCCGCGCGACGCGGAGGCCGTCATCACCGCGCTGAGCGACGCCGTGGGCCAGCCCCGGCCCGCCGAGTCCGCCGCCACGCGCGAGAGCTTCCTCCAGTCCGCGCGCTTCGTGGGCCGCGTGGCGGAGCGCGAGCACCTGACGGACGTGCTCGACGCGGCGATGGCGGGCCAGGGCGGCGCGTGGCTCATCGGCGGCGAGAGCGGCGTGGGCAAGTCGCGCCTCCTGGAGGAGGTGCGCTCGCTGGCGCTGGTGCGCGGCGCGATGGTGCTGCGCGGCCAGGCGGTGGACACCGGCGGCGTGCCCTATCAGGAGTGGCGCGCGGTGCTGCGCTGGCTGCCCATGCTCACGGAGCTCTCCGACCGTGAGGCGCGCGTGCTCCGGTCGCTGGTGCCGGACCTGGACGCGCTGCTGGGCCGCGAGGTGCCCGCCGCGCCGGAGCTGGACGCGGACATGGCGCAGCTGCGCCTGCACCAGACGGTGGAGGACCTCTTCGCCCGCCTGTCGCAGCCCACCGTGGTCATCCTGGAGGACCTGCATCAGGCGCACGCCGAATCGCTCCAGCTCCTCGCTCAGCTCGCGGCGAGGTCGCCGGGGCTGCCGCTGCTGTTGCTCGTGAGCTTCCGCGACGACGAGTCCCCGCAGCTGCCGGAGCACCTGCCCGGCACTCGCGTGCTGCGGCTGCAACGGCTGAACGCGGAGGAGATCGCCCAGCTGGGCGAGTCCATGCTGGGCGCCGTCGGCCGCCGGCCCGACGTGGTGTCGCTGTTGCGCCGCGAGTCGGAGGGCAATCCGTTCCTGCTGGTGGAGGTGGTGCGCGCGCTCGCGGAGGACGCGGGGGGCCTGGACCGGCTGGGCGCCGTCGCGCTGCCCCAGCGCGTGTGGGCGGGTGGCATGCGCGCGCTGGTGCAGCGCCGGCTGGAGAAGGTGCCTCGGGCGGCGCGGGAGTTGCTGGACGTGGCGGCGCTGCTGGGCCGGGAGCTGGACCTGGCGGTGCTGGAGCGGGCCGCGCCCGGCGTGGACGTGGAGGCGTGGCTCACCGACTGCGCGGCGGCGGCGGTGCTGGACGTGGCCGACGGCCGCTGGCGCTTCGCTCACGACAAGCTGCGCGAAAGGTTGCTGGAGGACCTGTCCCCGACGCTCCGCCCCGCGCTCCACCGGCGCGCGGCCCTGGCGCTGGAGTCGGCCCACCCCACGGGCCACGCCGCCGCGCTGTCGTACCACTGGGGGCAGGCCGGGGACGCGGCCCGCGAATCGCGCCACGCGCGGATCGCGGGCGAGGAGGCGCTGGCGGTGGGTGCGTGCCGGGAAGCGGTGCCGCTGCTCTCGCGGGCGCTGGCGGTCGCGCCCCAGGCCACGCCGCTGGAGCAGGGCCGCGTGGAGGCGCTGCTGGCGGAGGCTCGCTTCCAACTTGGAGACCTGGAGGCCTTCCGTGTGCACGCGGAGTCAGCGCTCGCGCACTTTGGATGGCGTGTGCCCTCGTCGCGCGTGGCGTGGGTGCTGGGCACGCTGACGCAGGCGCTGTCTCGGCTGGCGCAGAGTGCCCGGCCGGATGCGTACGTGGATGATTCCAGGCGGCGCCGGGAGTCGCGGCGGGTGGCGGGCCGGCTGCTGATGCGGCTCACCGACGCGTTCATCTACGCGCAGGAAGCGCTGCCGGTGCTCTGGAGCGGCCTGCGCATGCTCAACCTGTGCGAGCCCGCGGGGCCCACGCCGGAGCTGGCGCGCGGCTACACGGTGATGGCGGTGGTGGCGGGCACGGTGCCGGTGCACCGCGTGGCGGACGCGTGGGTGAAGCGGGCGCAGGAGGTGGCCGAAAGCGTGGGCCGCCCGGCGGACCTGGCCTATGTGCTCAACCGCAACGCGGTGTGCGCGGTGTACCAGGCGCGCTGGCAGGACGTGGAGACGTGGCTCTCGCGAGCGACGGCCATCGTGGACTCGGTGGGGGACCTGCGGCTGGCGGAGGAGTGCCGCGCGCTGCTCACCGTGTCCGCCATGTACCGCGGCCAGTTCGCGCGGGGCCTGCCGCTGATGGACTGGCTGGAGGCGTCCGCGGTGCGCCGGGGCTCGGCGCAGACGCAGCACTGGGCCCAGTATTACCGCGCGCACATGCTGCTGCGGCTGGGCGAACACGCCCGGGCCCGCGTGGCGCTGGAGCCGGCGCTCGCGTGGACGGAGGCGCACGGCGGCGCCACCGACCGCATCATCGTGGACGGCACGCTGGCGCTCTTGTGCCTGCGCGAGGGCGACACGGCGGGTGCTCGCGCGGCGGCGGAGAAGGCGCTGGTGCGGCTGTCCGCGGGCAAGCCGGTGGCGCACTTCGTCTACTTCGGCGCGACGGCGGTGGCGGAGGTGCTGCTCACCCTCCTGGCTCGCGAGACGCCCGGGCCCGGATTGCAGGCGCTCACGCACAGCGCGCGGTCCGCGCTCCAGGAGGTGGAGCGCTTCGCGCGGGTGTTCCCCTTCGGCGAGCCCTCCGCGTGGCTGTGGCGCGGCTGCGAGGCGTGGCTCGCGGGCAAGCACCACAAGGCCTTCCGCGCGTGGAAGCGCTGCATCGCGGAGTCGGACGCGCGGGGCATGCCCTACGAGGCGGCGCGCGCTCGGCTGGAGTGGGCGCGGCACCTGCCCGCGGACGACGCGGAGCGCGCGGAGTTGCTGCGGCGCGCGGCGGAGGATTTCACCCGGCTGGGGGCGCGCGAGGACCTGTCGCGGACCCTGGCCGAACAAGGGACGGCAGGGTGACGAAGCGATGATGTGGCTGCGGGACGTGGCGTTGCTGGCATGCCTGGATTGCCGGGGCCAACTGGTGTGGCACGGGCAGAGCGAGGACGACCGGCTGGACGAGGGACGTCTTCTCTGCGGTAGCTGCGGCGAGACGTGGGAGGTGGCGGACGGGCTCGCCCGGCTGTACCGCGAGGACCGCGTGCAGGGCACGGACCGCCTGATGCGCCATGTCTACGACGGGCTCCCCGCGCTGCACGACCCACTGACGACGGTGCTGACGCCGCTGTTCCAGTCCGTCTCCGAA harbors:
- a CDS encoding HAD family hydrolase — translated: MIKLIVTDMDGTLYSWVDYIVPSVEALVGSVMLSTGWPRIRIVQALKRVYAQNESNEYPFALQESEIFDAFPEFDSFDKLVIEPARAAFAQARRKYLQLFPGVLDTLQTLKMKGLPVVALTDAPRNPVEVRAKLLKIDGLLDAIYCLPGFTFPEHSDGRLKVSRMIAAKEQRGEYRAACRVVELPRDYEKPNPAGLLRICAEMKVEPKEVLVIGDAAKKDVAVARKVGSIDCWAEYGTYISQEYRERLEIVSAPAITQRHAASVHDAAARAHAPETTHRLSNFNQLLEILELHGS
- the tmk gene encoding dTMP kinase, whose translation is MLKRLEKGVLIALEGIDGAGKTTQARRLFEVLSGMGYDVVRTKEPTDGTWGRKLRESSKTGRLAPEQELELFLKDRREHVSQLITPGLEAGRIILVDRYYFSTVAYQGARGLPTDNLLKANEAFAPPPDVLFLLDISPEEAMRRIHQRGELGNLFEEESSLRAVAKVFAAMNFPYLERLNGMDPPEQVTRRMLDRLFGGVLSTRTLQDGAEVLPKGKDELSNDAVWAALGRVGKR
- the gor gene encoding glutathione-disulfide reductase, whose translation is MAGYDFDLFTVGAGSGGVAASRRAGASGAKVAICEEGRVGGTCVLRGCVPKKLLVYAAHYRYDMEDAAGYGWTVNSPALDWKKLQTVKAKELDRLTGIYGRLLRDAGVTLVEGRGRVVDAHTVEVAGKRYTAERILVATGGRPYLPEVTGIEHALTSEQALELPTLPRRVAVVGGGYIGVEFAGIFAALGAKVTMLIRGDTVLRGFDNDIRAALTQEMRKKGVDIRPETFVQDIEKREDGTLSLLTRMGDTLEVDAVLYSTGRVPNTQGLGLEEAGVKLNERGAVVVDAQSRSSVESIYAVGDVTDRLNLTPVAIAEGRAMVETLYRNNPVTMDHENVPSAVFSQPPVGTVGLTEREAMERHGKVDVYVSSFRPMKHTLTGRDERSMMKVVVERGTERVLGFHMVGADAPEIIQGLAVALKCGVTKKQLDATVGIHPTAAEEFVTLRDKRPDPSESATLLELGREVVATPPGDTRSK
- a CDS encoding serine/threonine-protein kinase, encoding MSHPPSCQTSPRADAPDTDTSPGMDPEVVGRRYRILDLLGRGGAGTVWRAQDGLSGPVALKRLHKTVADLARRPGRGTPSAFATQGMALSLAHEFQTLVSLRHPHVIRVLDYGFDAEGRPYLAMDLLEDARTLVEAGTDAPLATQVGLLIQTLQALAYLHRRGIIHRDLKPGNVLVVRGQVKVLDFGLAVGRDQQGRRAQPAGTPGYLAPELFEDQPPSELTDLFGFGAMACQMFFGRLPHAGQVFATPGFPPALKALLEQLVAPEAHRRPRDAEAVITALSDAVGQPRPAESAATRESFLQSARFVGRVAEREHLTDVLDAAMAGQGGAWLIGGESGVGKSRLLEEVRSLALVRGAMVLRGQAVDTGGVPYQEWRAVLRWLPMLTELSDREARVLRSLVPDLDALLGREVPAAPELDADMAQLRLHQTVEDLFARLSQPTVVILEDLHQAHAESLQLLAQLAARSPGLPLLLLVSFRDDESPQLPEHLPGTRVLRLQRLNAEEIAQLGESMLGAVGRRPDVVSLLRRESEGNPFLLVEVVRALAEDAGGLDRLGAVALPQRVWAGGMRALVQRRLEKVPRAARELLDVAALLGRELDLAVLERAAPGVDVEAWLTDCAAAAVLDVADGRWRFAHDKLRERLLEDLSPTLRPALHRRAALALESAHPTGHAAALSYHWGQAGDAARESRHARIAGEEALAVGACREAVPLLSRALAVAPQATPLEQGRVEALLAEARFQLGDLEAFRVHAESALAHFGWRVPSSRVAWVLGTLTQALSRLAQSARPDAYVDDSRRRRESRRVAGRLLMRLTDAFIYAQEALPVLWSGLRMLNLCEPAGPTPELARGYTVMAVVAGTVPVHRVADAWVKRAQEVAESVGRPADLAYVLNRNAVCAVYQARWQDVETWLSRATAIVDSVGDLRLAEECRALLTVSAMYRGQFARGLPLMDWLEASAVRRGSAQTQHWAQYYRAHMLLRLGEHARARVALEPALAWTEAHGGATDRIIVDGTLALLCLREGDTAGARAAAEKALVRLSAGKPVAHFVYFGATAVAEVLLTLLARETPGPGLQALTHSARSALQEVERFARVFPFGEPSAWLWRGCEAWLAGKHHKAFRAWKRCIAESDARGMPYEAARARLEWARHLPADDAERAELLRRAAEDFTRLGAREDLSRTLAEQGTAG